The following are encoded in a window of Streptomyces sp. 11x1 genomic DNA:
- a CDS encoding chaplin, with amino-acid sequence MNFAKKAALTVTAAGLAAGASSGAAVADSSADSAAVHCPCVGSGLDVQVPLDVPVTVTGLSANLIAALNPTFGNISANH; translated from the coding sequence ATGAACTTCGCCAAGAAGGCCGCTCTGACCGTCACCGCCGCCGGTCTCGCCGCGGGCGCCTCGTCCGGTGCCGCCGTCGCCGACTCCTCCGCGGACAGCGCCGCCGTGCATTGCCCCTGTGTCGGCTCCGGCCTCGACGTCCAGGTCCCCCTCGACGTCCCCGTCACGGTCACGGGCCTCAGCGCCAACCTCATCGCCGCGCTCAACCCGACGTTCGGCAACATCAGCGCCAACCACTGA
- a CDS encoding ABC transporter ATP-binding protein — MSDVLELEDVSVVREGRALVDQVSWSVKEGERWAILGPNGAGKTTLLNIASSYLYPSKGTATILGDTLGKVDVFELRPRIGMAGIAMAEKLPRRQTVLQTVLTAAYGMTATWNEDYEEVDELRARAFLDRLGMTEYVDRKFGTLSEGERKRTLIARALMADPELLLLDEPAAGLDLGGREDLVRRLGRLARDPIAPSMIMVTHHVEEIPPGFTHVLMIRQGKVLAAGPLELELTSRNLSLCFGLPLVVDQLGERWTAHGLPLT; from the coding sequence ATGAGCGATGTTCTGGAGCTGGAGGACGTATCCGTGGTCCGCGAGGGCCGGGCTCTGGTGGACCAGGTCTCCTGGTCGGTCAAGGAGGGCGAGCGCTGGGCCATCCTCGGACCGAACGGCGCGGGCAAGACGACCCTCCTGAACATCGCGTCCAGCTACCTGTACCCCAGCAAGGGCACCGCCACGATCCTCGGCGACACCCTCGGCAAGGTCGACGTCTTCGAGCTGCGCCCCCGTATCGGCATGGCCGGCATCGCCATGGCGGAGAAGCTCCCCCGGCGCCAGACCGTCCTGCAGACTGTGCTGACCGCCGCGTACGGCATGACGGCCACCTGGAACGAGGACTACGAGGAGGTCGACGAACTGCGCGCCCGCGCCTTCCTCGACCGCCTCGGCATGACCGAGTACGTCGACCGCAAGTTCGGCACCCTCTCCGAGGGCGAGCGCAAGCGCACCCTCATCGCCCGTGCCCTGATGGCCGACCCCGAGCTGCTCCTCCTCGACGAGCCCGCCGCCGGCCTGGACCTCGGCGGACGCGAGGACCTCGTACGCCGCCTCGGCCGCCTCGCCCGCGATCCGATCGCCCCCTCCATGATCATGGTCACCCACCACGTCGAGGAGATCCCCCCGGGCTTCACCCACGTCCTGATGATCCGTCAGGGCAAGGTCCTCGCCGCAGGCCCCCTGGAGCTGGAGCTCACCTCCCGCAACCTCTCCCTCTGCTTCGGCCTCCCGCTCGTCGTCGACCAGCTCGGCGAGCGCTGGACCGCCCACGGCCTGCCACTCACCTGA
- a CDS encoding NfeD family protein produces the protein MDSIDAWVWWLIGAAGLGIALVVTAMPELGMLALGAVAGAVVAGLGGGVVLQVVVFAIVSVALIAVVRPIAARHRSQRPELATGIDALKGKHAVVLERVDGAGGRIKLGGEVWSARALDTGQAFEVGQEVDVVEIEGATAIVM, from the coding sequence GTGGACAGCATCGACGCATGGGTGTGGTGGCTGATCGGCGCGGCCGGGCTCGGGATCGCCCTCGTCGTGACCGCGATGCCCGAGTTGGGAATGCTCGCCCTGGGCGCGGTCGCCGGAGCCGTGGTCGCGGGGCTGGGCGGTGGGGTCGTACTCCAGGTAGTCGTCTTCGCGATCGTGTCCGTCGCGCTCATCGCCGTCGTCCGGCCCATCGCGGCCCGGCACAGATCGCAGCGGCCAGAACTCGCCACCGGGATCGACGCGTTGAAGGGCAAACACGCCGTCGTCCTGGAACGGGTCGACGGCGCGGGCGGCCGCATCAAGCTGGGCGGCGAGGTCTGGTCCGCCCGGGCGCTCGACACCGGCCAGGCTTTCGAAGTGGGCCAGGAAGTGGACGTCGTCGAGATCGAGGGAGCCACGGCGATCGTCATGTGA